The genomic DNA ACTTGGCTTGGAGCGACGGTGATGTCGCGTGCCGCTTGGATCAGCAACGCATCTTGGGCGGGGAACTCGCCCGCTCGAATCGTCACGGGAAAGACTTGCTTCTTGCGGGTTCGTCGATTGGTGATCAGCGAGACTTCCATTTCGTGCTCCCCGGGAAACGCTGCTTCGGGCAAGCGATGTTCCAATCGCAGCCGCGCCCCCGGAAGGATACGCACGTTGTAGCGTTCATCCGATTCGACCGATTGGCGATTGGGCATGCTTAACGAAAAGCGGTTTTTCCCCGCGGTAGAACCCGCCCGCACGAAGCCGGCTTGGGCCTGAAACTCGAGAGGGCTTTCGGTGCTGTTGGTGATCCAAACGCGAGCCTTCGCGAATCCATCATCTTCGATCAGCTCAACCGATTCGATGTCGATGTTGGCTGCGTCTTCGCCCCGCGCTCCGGTGACGGTTACGTCGACACGCAACAGATAACGGGTTACGAATCGAACGCCCACACGCCGCGTCTTGTTGTCGCCCGCGGCAATCGGCCGCTGTTCCACAATCCGGCCTAGGTCGGTAACTAGCAAGCCGAACGAATGGAAATTTCCCGAGTTGCTGGGAACTCGAAGACGACACTCAATGGTCGACAGTTCGTTTTCGGCGAGTTGAATATCCGCGGGACTGAGCAGTTCGAGGTTGTCGGGGGCGGGAGATTCAGTGTCCGGCAAAATGGTTCCATCGGACTCCTGTCGCAAAGAGACGGTCTGGACATGCAATACGGTCGGCCGTTCGACCGATTCGATATCAAATTTAACAGGTATCCGCTTTCCACGTGTCGCCTCGAACTTGTGCGACATTGGAGTCACGTGGAAGGCGGGTTTCACATCCGGCCGCAGCTTCAATTCTTGATTGAATCCCTGCGATTGCGCGACGACGGGGGCGACGGATACGAGAACCAGTGTGACGGTCCAGGCAAATAGACGGTAGTTTGTCATGTTAGGAATCTTGCAATTCGTTTACGAACATTGCGCAGCCGTGCGGCAAGTTTAGCGAGCGGGGGCAACCGCTTGCAGGGTGTCCGTATGAGGGGGCGTTTGAAGCACCCGAACCTCTCCATAGGTGTTCGGGTAAACAATTTGAGGAGAAATGAACACAGTCACTTCGGCCTCGGCATTCTGTTTATCGACTTGGCGAAACATCTTTCCAATCCAGGGAATGTCTCCAAGGATGGGAACACGACTTTCGCGGTCGATCATTTGTCGATGGGTCAATCCGCCGATCGTGATGGTTTCTCCATCGCGAACGTCAACGGTGGTGGTGACATAACGACGATTGATTAACGGATAAGGGTTTGCCAAATCGGGATCGGTTCCGGTTTCGCGAATGTCTTCGCTGACCTCGGCCCGCTTGATCGTTACCGTGACCATATCACCACGAATTACCGGAGTGATTTCGAGCACGATGCCCGATTCCACTTTTTCGATATCCTGTCGATAAAATACGTCGCTGTTCACCGGTTGGGTACTGAAAAACGTTTCTCGATTGATCGAGATCTGTGCCTCTTCGCCATTTTTCGCCATCACGCGTGGCGACGCCGTGATGTCCAGGTAACCTTCCTGTTCAAGGCATCGCAGGAAGTAAGCGGTGGTGCCGAAATTGCCAAACAAATCGCCGATCGATCCGGGGGACAGCGTGCCTGAAAGCGCGAGGCCCGAAAGGCCCGCGTTGATCCCACGACTGGTGCCGTCGGCCAAGATCTGTTGGAGATCCATTCCGAACTGATAGGAAGTGTCTGGGGAATGCACCGTCACCATGGCTTCTAAGATAACTTGCGGTTGTGGCTGATCGGCGTTCTGCAGTTCCCGCAGGATCTCATCGGCCAGTTCCTGCGGTGCGTGGATCACGACCAGATTCCGTTTGCCGACAATCCGTACGTACTGCTGCAATTTTTCGGGTAGCAGCGGTAGCAGGTCGGCCGGGGCGTAGTGCTGCGGTTGATAGTCCATCTTGATCGAGAGGTAGCGGAACAACGTGGACGACGGATCGGAGGAACCGACAAGGTACTGCCCATTTCGCATGCCCCAGATGTATCCCAACGGCAACAGGATCTGTTCGAGTGCCTGTTCAAACGGCACCTCTTCGAAGACGGCGGTTGCAACGCCCGACACTTGGTCATCGATCACGACGCTGACTTTTGCTTGCAGAGCAAGCGATTGGATGGCTTCTCGGATTTCGGTCTCTTCGAAAATTTCGTCGACCAACGGACTCATGGCGACTTGGGAGACATGCGTGACACGGCGGATGAATGACGAATATTCATCGGAACCGTCGATCGCAAGGCTTGATGTGGTGCGAGGTAGCCGCGATGGTGTCGGCGGCTTTTCTCGAGTGTTGGATACGCGTAGCGTCTCCAGCATGATCTCGTCAAGCGAACGTCGCGCCGGCGGTGTCGTGGTTTTGCAACCAACGATCAGGATGCAAAGGGCTGCGACCGCTAAAACAGCGGATGGCCAAGTTGTCCCACGGTCGCGACGCGATAGCGATAGGTTTCTGATTCGAATCATCCGTGATGTCGTCAGTGAAAGGAACCGAACTGCGACGGTTGTGGAAGACAACGTCGATTGTCAAAAAAGCTCTATCGACGGTCTCATACCTTAGGACCGTCGATAGAAGCCAGATTTGCGAGCGACCGTGCGTGCGCGATTGGCGTTCCACCACCCCGGCACGGTTCGTTGGGGAAAGGACTATTTCGCGGTGAGCGTTCCGGTGACGGTCAACTCATAGTCGCCAGCCGCCAAGTCCGTGAAGGTTTCTTCCACCAAGCTGACTCCAATGTCAAAGTTGGCGGCGCCGGGAGTAAACGATTCGGCGGTCACCGAAACCTCTTCCAATGACGATCCATAGTTGGTGGTTGCCGAACCGTTGGTCACAGTCCAGGCATCGCCAGAAGCTTTGGCGAGCGTCAGATAGGCATCGCGTTTGTAGTTGCTGTCCAACGTGTGTGTGAACGCCTGGTCGGTTGTGAAAACCGCCATGGCACCGCCGGTGTTGTTTGCGGTTACCAACCAGCGTTGGATTGGAAAGACTTGATCGTTGTCGGTTTCGTCGTGAATCTGCGATACCGTGGCGCTTGGCGCCGTGATCGACAGCGTCGATGGGACGGTCACGCGGAATAACTCACTATCGGTTTCTTGTGCCTGCGCCGAAGCGGCGATTGCCAAAGAAAGACCGAACGAAACAACTGGGGCGATTGACTTGCGGAACATAGTAGAATCCTCTAGTTAACAGGGGTACCGATGTACACATCGGACGTTAGTGAAGCAACGAATTAGCCGAATTGGCCGCAACATTGCATTTAATCGTTAGTTCTGCCCCATTTCTCCCAGCTTGTGTTGTCGTCCAATGCGACGGCAACGCCCCAAAGCCGGTCCAGAGATCGCACTGCCCTTTCCGCAGTCGCGACTTGCTGTACGAAATTAATAAGTCGTGATTTCGAGCAACGCAAAAAACAATCGGGCATTTTTGCCAAGTTTCGCTAGAGTGCCGGGGGGCGAGTATTTACCCCCTCCCCTCACTGCTGTCGACTAGACACCGTGACGGCCGTGGGAGATCATCCCTAACAAAAACGAACGCCGTTGGGAATAGATGTTGGGTTGATGCAATAACAAAAGGATGCAGCGGAATCTGGCAGATGGTGCTAACAAGGTGTTTATTAGAAGCTATCTTTCATGCATTGACCAAAATCCACGTTTCAC from Rosistilla carotiformis includes the following:
- a CDS encoding type II secretion system protein GspD — protein: MIRIRNLSLSRRDRGTTWPSAVLAVAALCILIVGCKTTTPPARRSLDEIMLETLRVSNTREKPPTPSRLPRTTSSLAIDGSDEYSSFIRRVTHVSQVAMSPLVDEIFEETEIREAIQSLALQAKVSVVIDDQVSGVATAVFEEVPFEQALEQILLPLGYIWGMRNGQYLVGSSDPSSTLFRYLSIKMDYQPQHYAPADLLPLLPEKLQQYVRIVGKRNLVVIHAPQELADEILRELQNADQPQPQVILEAMVTVHSPDTSYQFGMDLQQILADGTSRGINAGLSGLALSGTLSPGSIGDLFGNFGTTAYFLRCLEQEGYLDITASPRVMAKNGEEAQISINRETFFSTQPVNSDVFYRQDIEKVESGIVLEITPVIRGDMVTVTIKRAEVSEDIRETGTDPDLANPYPLINRRYVTTTVDVRDGETITIGGLTHRQMIDRESRVPILGDIPWIGKMFRQVDKQNAEAEVTVFISPQIVYPNTYGEVRVLQTPPHTDTLQAVAPAR